From a single Aminobacterium mobile DSM 12262 genomic region:
- a CDS encoding polyribonucleotide nucleotidyltransferase, whose translation MEKKFSIEIGGQLMTFEMGKVAKQANGAVVAQVGDTVVLTTACINDTPRTGIDFFPLVVDFEERYYSAGKIPGGFIKREGRPTETAILSARVVDRSIRSLFDENLRYEVQVVATVLSVDQLNPPSVLAINAASAALMISEIPWGGPIGAVRIGYIDDQLVVNPTEEMMANSKLDLLVSGHKDGITMVEAGANEVSEELLVDALDLAHAEIKKIVALQEEMWKEMGKEKVEIPAPEVLPEIDQWLHESMQQSVYEAVCIHKKKPRADRIQSIKDTAIDRFAEAYPESEGYISAAVDEMVKKTMRARILDEHVRVDGRAMNQIRPITCEVDVLPRVHGSALFTRGETQALVVATLGMMGVDDQILDGLKQDEPNKRFILHYNFPPYSVGEVRPMRGPGRREIGHGALAERALRPMIPDEVDFPYVVRIVSDILESNGSSSQASICGGSLALMAAGVPIKKHVAGIAMGLIKEGEKVEILTDIQGLEDHYGDMDFKVAGTRDGVTALQMDNKAGGITRDILKKALNQAQEGRMTILNIMGSAISQPTELSPYAPRIYVTHIDPEKIRDVIGPGGKMIRSITQESGAKINIEDSGEVYIASTTSEGVEKALAMIRGLTKELEPGEIYLGKVTRIMNFGAFVECLPGKEGLLHISEISPHRVGKVEDVFSVGDAVLVMVKEIDDMGRTNLTRKKLFDQEDRVVKEGFASSLNEEKTRETLIASQVAAAAATRPTSTGRRTGGYDRSGKERGGQDRRSQGGPRR comes from the coding sequence ATGGAAAAGAAATTTTCAATCGAGATCGGAGGTCAGCTTATGACCTTTGAGATGGGGAAAGTGGCTAAACAAGCGAATGGAGCTGTTGTAGCCCAAGTTGGAGATACGGTAGTTTTAACAACTGCCTGTATCAACGATACCCCGAGAACGGGAATAGATTTTTTCCCATTAGTGGTGGATTTTGAGGAACGTTATTATTCGGCCGGGAAAATTCCAGGTGGGTTTATTAAAAGAGAAGGACGTCCTACTGAAACGGCTATATTGAGTGCTAGAGTTGTGGATAGGTCCATCCGATCCCTCTTTGATGAAAATCTGAGATACGAAGTTCAGGTTGTGGCTACGGTTCTATCTGTAGATCAGTTGAACCCGCCGAGTGTGTTGGCCATTAACGCAGCTTCTGCAGCCCTTATGATTTCTGAGATCCCTTGGGGAGGCCCTATTGGCGCGGTGCGAATCGGGTATATAGATGATCAGCTTGTAGTGAATCCGACAGAAGAAATGATGGCAAATTCTAAACTGGATTTGCTTGTTTCTGGTCATAAAGATGGTATTACAATGGTGGAGGCTGGAGCTAATGAAGTATCGGAAGAACTTCTTGTAGATGCTTTGGATCTGGCCCATGCGGAGATAAAAAAGATAGTGGCGCTGCAGGAAGAGATGTGGAAAGAGATGGGGAAAGAAAAGGTAGAAATACCAGCCCCAGAGGTATTGCCAGAGATAGATCAATGGCTCCATGAATCAATGCAGCAAAGTGTCTATGAAGCGGTGTGTATTCATAAGAAGAAACCCCGGGCAGATAGGATTCAGTCTATTAAAGATACAGCAATAGACCGTTTTGCAGAAGCCTATCCTGAATCTGAAGGGTACATTAGCGCTGCGGTTGATGAGATGGTTAAAAAGACTATGCGAGCCCGTATTCTAGACGAACATGTACGAGTCGATGGTCGAGCAATGAACCAAATTCGTCCCATCACATGTGAAGTGGACGTATTGCCACGGGTACACGGCTCAGCTTTATTTACTCGAGGTGAGACTCAAGCGCTTGTTGTTGCCACTCTTGGTATGATGGGTGTTGATGATCAGATTTTGGACGGCCTTAAACAGGATGAGCCAAATAAACGCTTCATTCTTCACTATAATTTCCCTCCTTACTCTGTTGGTGAAGTTCGCCCCATGAGGGGGCCGGGACGAAGAGAGATTGGTCATGGAGCGTTGGCAGAACGAGCGTTGCGCCCCATGATTCCAGATGAAGTAGATTTCCCTTATGTCGTTAGAATAGTATCTGATATTCTCGAATCCAATGGTTCCAGCTCTCAGGCCTCGATTTGTGGTGGAAGTCTGGCCCTTATGGCAGCCGGAGTTCCAATAAAAAAGCACGTGGCTGGAATAGCTATGGGGCTTATCAAAGAGGGAGAAAAAGTAGAAATCCTTACGGATATTCAAGGTCTGGAAGATCATTATGGAGATATGGATTTTAAAGTTGCTGGAACTCGAGACGGTGTTACTGCCCTGCAAATGGATAATAAGGCTGGAGGTATTACGCGAGATATCCTTAAGAAAGCTTTGAATCAGGCCCAAGAAGGTCGAATGACTATCCTCAATATTATGGGATCGGCCATTTCCCAGCCTACGGAACTTTCTCCGTATGCTCCTCGAATTTACGTTACTCATATTGATCCTGAAAAGATACGAGATGTTATTGGGCCAGGTGGTAAGATGATTCGCAGCATTACGCAAGAATCTGGTGCGAAAATTAATATAGAAGATTCAGGGGAAGTTTATATAGCGAGTACGACCAGCGAAGGGGTAGAAAAAGCTCTTGCTATGATCAGGGGGCTAACGAAGGAGTTAGAGCCAGGAGAGATATATCTCGGGAAGGTAACCAGAATAATGAATTTTGGTGCTTTCGTAGAGTGCCTCCCTGGAAAAGAGGGGCTTTTGCATATAAGCGAGATAAGCCCTCATCGTGTAGGGAAAGTAGAGGATGTCTTCTCTGTGGGGGATGCTGTTCTTGTCATGGTAAAGGAAATAGATGATATGGGACGGACGAATTTGACTCGTAAAAAACTTTTTGACCAAGAAGATCGGGTGGTAAAAGAAGGATTCGCCTCCTCTTTAAACGAAGAAAAAACACGAGAAACTCTTATTGCTTCTCAGGTGGCGGCTGCCGCTGCCACTCGTCCCACAAGCACTGGGCGCCGTACCGGTGGGTATGATCGCAGTGGAAAAGAAAGAGGGGGGCAGGATCGCCGCTCTCAGGGAGGCCCTCGCCGATGA
- the rplT gene encoding 50S ribosomal protein L20 has translation MPRVKGGSTSNKKRKKLFAITKGYWGRKKNVYRRAREAFLHSLSRAYDDRKIKKREFRRLWITRINAAARAQGMSYSTLMNGLKKAGISINRKMLSELAINDMPAFVRLVEQARDALGL, from the coding sequence ATGCCTCGTGTTAAGGGTGGTAGCACAAGCAATAAGAAAAGAAAGAAACTTTTTGCCATTACAAAAGGATATTGGGGCAGAAAGAAAAATGTTTACAGAAGAGCACGAGAAGCTTTCCTTCATTCCCTTTCAAGGGCTTATGATGATCGTAAGATTAAGAAAAGAGAGTTTCGTCGTTTGTGGATTACTCGTATTAATGCTGCGGCACGTGCTCAGGGGATGTCATATAGCACCCTGATGAATGGGCTTAAGAAAGCCGGCATCTCTATCAATAGGAAGATGCTTTCTGAGTTGGCTATTAACGACATGCCAGCCTTTGTAAGATTGGTGGAGCAGGCTAGAGACGCTTTGGGGCTGTAA
- the thrS gene encoding threonine--tRNA ligase — protein sequence MFELKGPDAKELSLEEGKVLDVLKKWGAHKGAVAAKLNGQLLDLSADIHESGTLEVVDEKSEEGLEILRHSTAHLMAQAFQTLYPESRFGIGPSIKDGFYYDMELPETISEEDLPKVEKEMHRLAKRAFPLERVELSKEEAIEFFKKRNEIYKVELIEEIDAPTVSLYKQGDYVDLCRGPHIPNTSWIKHFKLLSVAGAYWRGDEKNIMLTRVYGTAFADEESLEAYITKIEEAKNRDHRKIGKELDLFSIQPEGPGFPFFHPKGMVILNKLTEFWRQVHERNGYCEIRTPLILDRSLWIRSGHWDHYRDNMYFTEIDEMPFAIKPMNCPGGILIYKNQIRSYRDLPLRMAELGTVHRHERSGVLHGLMRVRCFTQDDAHLYCTPDQVKDEIKGIMRLCQYIYRDVFGFKYTMELSTRPENSMGSEEQWRVAEGALQEALEETNMDYHINPGDGAFYGPKIDFHLEDCIGRTWQCGTIQLDFQMPEKFDLSYVGADGKEHRPVMLHRTILGSLERFFGILIEQYAGAFPYWLAPVQVKLLSISEDFLGYAKEVQEQLANKGIRVEVDSRDEKLGKKIRDAQMQKIPYMVVLGEKEMSNREVAPRERSKGDLGAMSIEKFLNILLKEEFNPLVCR from the coding sequence ATGTTTGAATTGAAAGGGCCAGATGCCAAGGAATTGTCTCTGGAAGAAGGAAAGGTTCTAGACGTTTTAAAGAAGTGGGGTGCCCATAAAGGGGCAGTGGCGGCCAAGCTGAATGGTCAGCTTCTAGATCTATCGGCAGATATTCATGAGAGCGGAACGCTTGAAGTTGTTGATGAAAAGAGCGAGGAAGGGTTAGAAATTCTTCGCCACTCAACAGCGCACTTAATGGCACAGGCCTTCCAGACTCTTTATCCTGAGAGTCGTTTTGGGATAGGGCCTTCTATTAAAGATGGCTTTTATTACGATATGGAACTGCCGGAAACTATATCGGAAGAAGATCTTCCAAAAGTAGAAAAGGAGATGCATCGCTTAGCGAAGCGAGCTTTTCCTCTTGAAAGGGTTGAGCTTTCTAAAGAAGAGGCTATAGAGTTTTTTAAGAAGCGCAATGAGATCTATAAGGTAGAGCTTATAGAAGAGATAGATGCTCCTACAGTAAGTCTCTATAAGCAGGGAGATTATGTAGACTTATGTCGTGGCCCTCATATCCCCAATACATCCTGGATAAAACACTTTAAACTTCTTTCAGTGGCAGGGGCATATTGGAGGGGCGACGAGAAAAACATAATGTTAACTCGTGTCTACGGAACTGCGTTTGCTGATGAAGAGTCGTTGGAAGCGTATATTACAAAAATTGAAGAAGCTAAAAACAGGGATCATCGGAAAATAGGGAAGGAACTTGATCTGTTTAGTATTCAGCCTGAAGGGCCTGGCTTTCCCTTTTTCCACCCCAAGGGTATGGTGATTCTCAATAAATTGACGGAATTCTGGCGGCAGGTGCACGAAAGAAACGGATATTGCGAGATCAGAACGCCCCTTATACTTGACCGCAGCCTTTGGATCCGCTCTGGGCACTGGGATCACTATCGAGATAATATGTATTTCACAGAGATTGATGAGATGCCTTTTGCTATTAAACCTATGAATTGTCCTGGTGGAATTCTTATTTATAAAAACCAGATCCGAAGCTATAGGGATCTCCCGTTGCGTATGGCGGAGCTTGGCACAGTACATAGACATGAGCGATCAGGAGTGTTGCATGGGTTAATGAGGGTTCGATGCTTTACCCAAGATGATGCTCATCTTTACTGTACGCCAGATCAAGTTAAAGATGAAATAAAGGGCATTATGAGATTATGTCAGTATATTTACAGAGACGTTTTTGGTTTTAAGTATACAATGGAACTTTCCACCCGGCCGGAGAATTCCATGGGATCAGAGGAACAGTGGCGTGTAGCAGAAGGGGCGTTGCAAGAGGCGCTAGAGGAAACTAATATGGACTATCATATAAACCCTGGAGATGGGGCTTTTTATGGGCCGAAGATAGATTTTCATCTTGAGGATTGTATTGGTCGGACCTGGCAATGTGGAACGATTCAGCTTGACTTCCAGATGCCTGAGAAATTCGACCTATCTTACGTAGGCGCTGATGGAAAAGAGCACCGTCCGGTAATGCTTCATCGGACTATTTTAGGAAGTTTGGAGAGATTCTTTGGCATACTTATAGAACAATATGCCGGCGCTTTCCCCTATTGGTTGGCCCCAGTGCAGGTGAAATTACTTTCTATTTCTGAAGATTTCTTGGGATATGCCAAGGAAGTGCAGGAGCAATTAGCAAATAAAGGTATTCGAGTGGAAGTAGATAGCCGAGATGAGAAGTTAGGAAAGAAAATTCGTGACGCTCAAATGCAGAAGATTCCCTATATGGTAGTCCTTGGGGAAAAGGAGATGTCAAATAGAGAAGTGGCTCCTCGAGAGAGGAGTAAAGGAGATCTCGGTGCCATGTCTATAGAAAAGTTCTTAAATATATTACTTAAAGAGGAGTTTAACCCTCTTGTTTGTAGGTAA
- a CDS encoding Do family serine endopeptidase — translation MVKRTCNVIAFIAVLAVLFGVMSTTPILAQDVFTGNPVAKIAKETSPAVVNIDVETMVTRSVMPFPDDPIFRQFFGDEFQRFSRTIPMKGRGSGFVVTEEGQILTNNHVVEGADKITVTLSDGRTFPAKVLGTDPTFDLAVIKIEAKKLPVLNLGDSDRLEVGEWVVAIGNPFGLEHTVTVGVVSAKNRSIHAGDVNFEGFLQTDAAINPGNSGGPLINLSGEVVGINSAIVPYAQGIGFAIPINMAKQVMNDLVKYGKVKRGWLGVYVQPLTKEFASAYGVKEEEGAVISDVVPGSPAAKAGLQRGDVVTAVNGNKIKNHQDFVYKIRQSMAGDKVEIDIVRKRDVQKVTVKLTEVSSSPDGAEDTTQAPKTSELLSTIGLRVSDVTSQLRSKYGLKREDGIVIVGVEAGSFAMRSGIREGDMILEANGRKIVKVSDLDRAVGEKDRSVVLLLARDGRTFFVSMSF, via the coding sequence ATGGTGAAAAGAACGTGTAATGTGATTGCTTTTATCGCCGTTTTGGCGGTTCTTTTCGGGGTCATGAGCACGACTCCTATATTGGCGCAGGATGTTTTTACGGGGAATCCGGTGGCTAAGATAGCAAAAGAAACGTCTCCAGCAGTAGTGAATATTGACGTGGAAACCATGGTTACTCGGTCAGTAATGCCTTTCCCTGATGACCCTATCTTCAGGCAGTTCTTTGGCGATGAGTTTCAACGATTTTCTCGCACTATTCCAATGAAGGGTCGTGGCTCTGGTTTTGTTGTAACAGAAGAGGGACAGATTTTGACAAATAACCACGTAGTAGAGGGTGCTGATAAAATTACAGTGACTCTTTCGGATGGCCGGACGTTTCCGGCGAAGGTTCTTGGTACAGATCCCACTTTTGATTTGGCTGTCATTAAGATCGAAGCAAAGAAACTTCCTGTATTAAACTTGGGTGATTCTGATCGTTTGGAAGTAGGGGAGTGGGTCGTAGCCATAGGGAACCCCTTTGGACTTGAACACACTGTAACGGTGGGAGTTGTTTCTGCTAAAAACAGAAGTATCCACGCAGGGGATGTTAATTTTGAAGGCTTTTTACAAACTGATGCGGCCATTAACCCTGGGAATAGTGGTGGCCCCCTCATCAATCTTTCTGGGGAAGTAGTGGGCATTAATAGCGCTATTGTCCCGTATGCTCAAGGGATAGGTTTTGCTATTCCTATAAACATGGCGAAGCAGGTTATGAATGACTTGGTAAAATATGGCAAAGTTAAACGAGGATGGTTAGGAGTGTATGTCCAGCCTCTTACTAAGGAATTTGCCTCAGCTTACGGCGTAAAAGAAGAGGAAGGAGCTGTTATTAGCGATGTGGTTCCGGGCTCTCCTGCGGCAAAGGCTGGGCTTCAGCGTGGAGATGTAGTAACAGCTGTAAATGGGAATAAAATTAAAAACCATCAAGATTTTGTCTATAAAATTCGGCAGTCTATGGCTGGAGACAAAGTAGAGATTGACATCGTCAGGAAAAGAGATGTGCAAAAAGTAACGGTGAAGTTGACAGAAGTATCTTCTTCTCCAGATGGGGCAGAGGATACAACTCAGGCTCCTAAGACTTCAGAGCTTTTAAGTACCATCGGTTTGCGGGTGAGTGATGTTACAAGTCAGCTGCGTTCGAAGTATGGACTTAAGAGAGAAGATGGTATTGTTATAGTTGGGGTTGAAGCTGGCTCTTTTGCTATGAGGTCGGGCATTCGAGAGGGAGATATGATTTTAGAAGCTAACGGGCGAAAAATAGTCAAAGTAAGCGACTTGGATAGGGCTGTTGGTGAGAAAGACCGTTCTGTAGTGCTTCTTCTTGCGCGTGATGGACGAACGTTCTTTGTGTCTATGAGTTTTTAG
- a CDS encoding response regulator transcription factor, with protein MSLLIIEDNKDLVQVLAEGFAESGYSVERAYTGEEGLEKAKNPECECIILDLMLPGISGLEVLDRLRADGAVTPIIILTAKDSVDDKVEGLNKGADDFLVKPFDFRELLARVRTLLRRNVDLQHHLLHCGPLTMDPVARECRVENDVLPLRRREFDILDLLLRHENQVFTREKIISQVWQKEYDGTSNVVDVHIKYLRDKLREYGLDTIVVTVRGVGYKVSCPECS; from the coding sequence ATGTCGTTGCTTATTATCGAAGATAATAAGGATCTTGTCCAGGTTCTCGCCGAAGGCTTTGCAGAGAGTGGGTACTCTGTGGAGCGAGCTTATACAGGAGAAGAGGGCCTGGAGAAGGCAAAGAATCCAGAATGTGAATGTATTATTCTGGATCTTATGTTGCCAGGAATTAGCGGTCTAGAAGTGCTTGACAGACTTCGGGCCGACGGAGCAGTTACACCTATCATTATTTTGACAGCCAAAGACAGCGTAGACGATAAAGTGGAAGGCCTCAATAAAGGTGCAGATGATTTTCTTGTGAAACCTTTTGATTTCCGCGAGCTACTTGCACGTGTTAGAACGTTGTTAAGACGGAATGTAGACCTACAACATCATTTACTTCACTGTGGACCTCTCACAATGGATCCTGTTGCTCGGGAATGCCGAGTAGAAAATGATGTTTTACCACTGAGAAGAAGAGAGTTCGATATCTTGGATCTTCTTTTGCGTCATGAAAATCAGGTTTTTACCAGGGAAAAGATTATTTCTCAAGTTTGGCAAAAAGAATATGATGGAACGAGCAACGTAGTGGATGTCCATATTAAATATTTGCGAGACAAGCTTCGCGAATACGGTTTGGACACAATTGTAGTAACCGTACGAGGAGTAGGGTATAAAGTTAGTTGCCCCGAGTGCAGTTAA
- the dut gene encoding dUTP diphosphatase, with protein MRRVSVKIVRQSKDIPLPEYGTPYSSGVDLRASEELVLQPGGWGSVGTGLYIELPEGYEAQVRPRSGLALRSGVTVLNAPGTIDSDYRGEIRVILINHGESPYHVKPGDRIAQMVLASVVQLEWEEVSNLSLSQRGEGGFGSTGMN; from the coding sequence ATGAGACGAGTTTCGGTAAAAATTGTCCGGCAAAGTAAGGACATCCCTTTACCGGAATACGGGACCCCTTATTCATCAGGAGTGGATCTTAGGGCTTCAGAAGAGTTGGTGCTACAGCCAGGAGGATGGGGAAGCGTAGGGACTGGACTGTACATAGAGTTACCTGAAGGCTATGAGGCTCAGGTGAGACCTCGTAGTGGTTTAGCTTTACGCTCGGGCGTCACTGTGCTTAATGCTCCAGGCACTATTGATAGCGATTATCGTGGAGAGATACGGGTTATTTTGATTAACCACGGTGAGTCTCCTTACCACGTAAAACCAGGAGATAGAATAGCTCAGATGGTTCTAGCTTCCGTAGTGCAGCTAGAATGGGAAGAAGTTTCCAATCTCTCTCTTTCACAGCGGGGAGAGGGCGGTTTTGGAAGTACTGGAATGAATTGA
- a CDS encoding TrkH family potassium uptake protein translates to MKTYSSLRVERTIVGGFLSLVVVGTFLIWTLNMAWGKPIAFVDALFTATSALCVTGLSVVNTGQDLCLASQWVVLALIQLGGLGVMTAATALLLLLRQKIGIRQRLLFAGGLGLDTPAGAVRLLMKILKMTILIEGLCCIPLFIAFVKDYSPVRALYLAIFHSISAFCNAGFSLFSNSLEGYANTFWVPATIMFLIVSGGAGFLVLSGVWRYTTRGESLAPHCRFVLVVTAGLITVGTTLFLISDWDGAFQGLSPILKIWNALFQSITPRTAGFDTINQAQFSSLGLFITCLLMIIGASPGSTGGGIKTTTFGLLVVSTFTELRGKKHVVLWNRAVPMDNIRRALTLTVLYFGTVLMSLIALSITESVSFHTLIFEAFSAMGTVGLSLGITSSLSSIGKMILVLLMFWGRVGILTFMYGIVSHETRDNVNYATTNIPIG, encoded by the coding sequence TTGAAAACCTATAGTTCTCTCAGAGTAGAGAGGACCATTGTTGGAGGGTTCCTATCGCTAGTCGTGGTAGGAACCTTCCTTATATGGACCCTCAATATGGCGTGGGGGAAGCCTATAGCTTTTGTTGATGCTCTTTTTACGGCGACATCTGCTTTGTGTGTTACTGGGCTTTCTGTTGTGAATACTGGGCAGGACCTTTGTTTAGCCTCTCAGTGGGTTGTTTTGGCTCTGATACAACTTGGGGGGTTAGGGGTTATGACTGCCGCTACAGCTCTTCTTTTGCTGCTGCGGCAAAAGATAGGGATCCGTCAACGGCTCCTTTTTGCTGGAGGATTAGGTTTGGATACTCCCGCCGGAGCAGTTCGCCTTTTGATGAAAATACTTAAAATGACAATTCTCATAGAGGGGCTGTGCTGCATCCCTCTCTTTATTGCTTTTGTTAAAGACTATTCTCCAGTCCGAGCACTGTACCTCGCTATTTTTCACAGTATAAGTGCTTTCTGTAACGCAGGCTTTTCTCTTTTCTCCAACAGTTTGGAGGGGTATGCCAATACGTTTTGGGTTCCGGCGACTATTATGTTTCTTATTGTTTCTGGTGGTGCAGGTTTCCTTGTGTTATCTGGAGTTTGGCGATACACCACTCGGGGTGAAAGTTTAGCTCCTCATTGCCGTTTTGTTTTGGTTGTTACGGCAGGATTGATAACTGTTGGCACGACTCTTTTCCTTATTTCAGACTGGGATGGTGCGTTTCAAGGGCTGTCTCCTATTTTGAAAATTTGGAACGCTCTTTTCCAAAGTATTACTCCTCGTACAGCGGGATTTGATACAATTAATCAAGCGCAATTTTCTTCTTTGGGGTTATTTATAACGTGTTTGCTGATGATTATAGGAGCATCTCCTGGATCTACTGGTGGTGGCATAAAAACGACAACGTTTGGCTTGCTTGTGGTATCCACCTTTACAGAGTTGCGAGGAAAAAAACATGTTGTTCTGTGGAATAGGGCTGTTCCTATGGACAATATACGGCGGGCACTAACGCTTACGGTCCTTTATTTCGGTACAGTTTTGATGAGTTTAATTGCTCTATCTATAACAGAATCAGTTTCTTTCCATACCCTTATTTTTGAAGCTTTTTCCGCTATGGGGACAGTGGGCCTTTCGTTGGGTATCACTTCTTCCCTTTCTTCTATAGGTAAAATGATCCTTGTCTTGTTGATGTTCTGGGGACGGGTTGGTATCCTTACATTCATGTATGGCATAGTGAGTCATGAGACAAGAGATAATGTAAACTATGCTACAACGAATATACCGATAGGCTAG
- the rpmI gene encoding 50S ribosomal protein L35, which yields MPKLKSHSGAKKRFTATGTGKFAYRKNGRGHLLTGKSRSRIRRLRKAGYVSDALATDMKRLLPYS from the coding sequence ATGCCTAAATTGAAATCCCATTCTGGTGCGAAAAAAAGATTTACAGCTACAGGTACTGGAAAGTTTGCTTATAGGAAAAATGGAAGAGGGCACCTTTTGACAGGGAAGAGCAGAAGCAGAATTCGTCGTCTTCGTAAGGCTGGATATGTTTCTGATGCGTTGGCTACAGATATGAAACGGCTGCTTCCTTATAGCTAG
- a CDS encoding sensor histidine kinase, translating to MLVIFVSIVAGIWSYKAGKIVIAHLFWAVTIVILTFLFCYWHMELRFMIPLRKVAISLHKQRKKEDHVRIPFLGKQPVLVELRNNVNDLLNQYDESMAQLKQLSADTSHELRTPLSVIKGKIEIALMTPREPLYYQQKFEEIRMHVDNMQQIVEAILELSRFSKFAGPEWMEPIDLLMAADEACENMAPLIKKSRHQILKQKLSFAPVFGSLDLLTRVVSNLLDNASKYTPEGGTIGVETWSDIKKQKAYLRVWDTGQGMDEYAIQKCRDLFWRADTARTGGGYGLGLSLVQRIAELHRAQMDIQSTIGKGSSFTLAFKLDSNALSDYDTY from the coding sequence ATGCTTGTTATTTTTGTCTCTATTGTAGCTGGCATCTGGTCCTATAAGGCCGGAAAAATTGTCATTGCGCACTTGTTCTGGGCCGTAACAATTGTAATTCTTACTTTTCTTTTTTGTTATTGGCATATGGAGCTTCGTTTTATGATCCCCCTCCGAAAGGTAGCTATCAGTTTACATAAACAGCGAAAAAAAGAAGACCATGTTCGAATCCCTTTTCTCGGGAAGCAACCAGTGCTAGTGGAACTGCGCAATAATGTAAACGACCTTCTGAACCAGTATGATGAATCCATGGCTCAGCTTAAGCAGCTTTCTGCCGATACAAGTCACGAACTGAGAACGCCTCTTTCCGTTATAAAAGGGAAAATAGAGATAGCCCTTATGACCCCAAGAGAGCCTCTCTATTACCAACAAAAGTTTGAAGAAATTCGAATGCATGTAGATAATATGCAGCAAATAGTCGAGGCCATTTTGGAGCTATCCCGTTTCTCAAAATTTGCAGGTCCCGAATGGATGGAGCCAATAGACCTTCTTATGGCCGCCGATGAAGCCTGTGAAAACATGGCTCCTCTCATAAAGAAATCAAGACACCAAATCCTGAAGCAGAAGCTTTCTTTTGCTCCAGTTTTTGGGAGCCTGGATTTGCTTACTCGGGTCGTCTCAAACCTTTTAGATAACGCTAGCAAATACACTCCCGAAGGAGGAACCATCGGAGTGGAAACATGGAGCGATATAAAAAAGCAAAAAGCTTATCTGAGGGTATGGGATACAGGACAAGGTATGGATGAATATGCCATTCAAAAGTGCCGAGATCTCTTTTGGCGTGCCGATACTGCTCGAACTGGCGGCGGCTATGGACTTGGCCTCTCTTTGGTACAACGTATAGCAGAACTCCATCGAGCTCAAATGGATATACAATCAACAATTGGGAAGGGGTCTTCGTTCACCCTTGCTTTTAAGTTAGACAGTAACGCACTTTCCGATTATGACACCTACTAA
- the infC gene encoding translation initiation factor IF-3 gives MAKREEGEPRVNEEITAREVLLIDENGVKIGVTAVEEALRMAEERGLDLVEVAPQAKVPVCRILDYGKYRYQQQKKEKDARKKQKGQTLKEMKMRPKIDEHDYDFKVRAVQNFLKNGHRVKVSVFFRGREMAFLDKGREVLERVIRDCEGLGKHEGEPRMEGRYMRIMITPAGPVKPKEGSNKQPKKDQNNQNTDNPNQGSSSGKTE, from the coding sequence ATAGCCAAGAGAGAAGAAGGGGAACCCCGCGTCAATGAGGAAATTACCGCGAGGGAAGTTCTGCTGATCGATGAAAACGGAGTAAAAATAGGTGTAACTGCTGTAGAAGAAGCTTTACGAATGGCTGAAGAAAGAGGGCTGGACCTTGTAGAGGTTGCTCCTCAGGCTAAAGTGCCTGTATGTCGCATTCTTGACTACGGTAAATATCGTTATCAGCAGCAGAAAAAAGAAAAGGATGCAAGAAAAAAACAAAAGGGCCAGACCTTGAAAGAGATGAAGATGCGCCCGAAAATTGATGAGCACGATTATGATTTTAAGGTTCGGGCTGTGCAGAATTTCTTGAAGAATGGGCATCGAGTAAAGGTCTCTGTCTTCTTCCGTGGTCGTGAGATGGCTTTCCTTGACAAGGGGCGGGAGGTTTTGGAGAGAGTGATTCGCGATTGCGAAGGCTTGGGGAAACATGAAGGTGAACCTCGAATGGAAGGCCGTTATATGAGGATAATGATTACTCCTGCAGGGCCGGTAAAGCCCAAGGAAGGGAGTAATAAACAGCCGAAAAAAGACCAGAACAATCAAAACACCGACAATCCGAACCAGGGTTCTTCCTCTGGAAAAACTGAATAA
- the rpsO gene encoding 30S ribosomal protein S15 produces MLEKEQKQQIIEEFRTHSADTGSPEVQVAMLTTRIRELTEHMKKHTNDFHSRRGLLKMVGKRRKLLRYLRDKDFNRYKELIERLGLRH; encoded by the coding sequence ATGTTAGAGAAAGAGCAGAAACAGCAGATCATTGAGGAATTTCGTACACACAGTGCTGATACTGGGTCTCCTGAGGTTCAGGTTGCAATGTTAACCACTCGCATTAGAGAACTGACGGAACACATGAAAAAGCATACGAATGACTTCCATTCAAGACGGGGGCTTCTTAAGATGGTTGGTAAGCGGCGCAAGCTTCTTCGCTATCTGAGAGACAAAGATTTTAACAGATACAAAGAGCTGATTGAGCGACTTGGGCTTCGTCACTAA